The sequence below is a genomic window from Vibrio mangrovi.
CACAGACACCACTGGCAATTCTGGACTTAGGTGCCGGTTCGACCGATGCATCAATTATTGATCATCAGGGGAGCATTACGGCAACCCATCTGGCCGGTGCGGGAGATATGGTGACTTTAATCATTGCTTCGGAACTGGGTCTTGACGATAGCTATTTGGCAGAAGATATCAAGAAATACCCGCTGGCTAAAGTAGAGAGTCTGTTTCACATCCGTCATGAAGACGGCACAGTGCAGTTTTTCGATAAACCATTACCCAGCGACCTTTTTGCCAGAGTCGTGGTCGTCAAAGAGAGTGGATTTACGCCACTTCAGGGAGAGGAATCACTCGAAAAAGTTCGCATGATTCGCCGTAGTGCCAAACAACGGGTCTTTGTTACCAACGCTCTGCGTGCGCTTTCGGCTGTCAGTCCGACAGGCAATATTCGTGATATTCCTTTTGTCGTACTGGTGGGTGGATCTTCACTGGATTTTGAAGTACCACAACTCATCACCGACGCACTGGCTCATTACAACCTTGTGGCCGGTCAGGGCAATGTCCGGGGTTGTGAAGGCCCGCGTAACGCTGTCGCTACCGGTTTAATCCTCTCCTATCACCAGCAGGGAGGGAACCGGTAATGAACATGCTTCAGGAAACCCCGGCGATTTATGTTGTACTTCACCAGATCAGTGAAGATGCCCTGCAACAGCTGTTCTGGGGCATGGAAGAAGAAGGAATTCCGTTCCGGATATCAACATCAGCAGAAAATGATCTGCGTAGTGAAGCTCATCAGGCAGCCTCACTTTCTCCGCTGGCTGTCGGGATTGCCTGCAACCCCGGAGAAATCGTCCTGCATACCCGTAACCTGTCGCCGGATACCCCGCTGTTTCATCTTATCCTGAAAGATCAGGAACAGGATCGACAGCTACGCCATTTAGGCTGCAATGCCGCCCGTCTGGTCAAGGGACTACCGTTTAAGCCTTTGTAACACGACCTGCTCAGGAGAAAAAAGTACAGATGAACAACGTATCAGGACGCATTGAAACCATAAACCGGAGCATAACCCCGGCAGCCATTGACGCCACGATGCGATCAACCCGTTCTGCACATCGCCCCGAATGAAGGAGCCCACATGAGAAAGTCATTAGGATTATTAGAAATTAAAGGGTTAGCCAGTGCGATAGTGGTCGCAGATGCAATGGCAAAAACAGCCGCAGTAGAACTGTTAGGCATTGAAACCGCCAAAGGCGGTGGCTGGATGACGATTAAAGTCTTGGGTGATGTTGCGGCAGTTCAGGCTTCTCTTTCAACAGGACAGGCATTGGCTGAACGAACCCATAGCCTGGTCGCCCAGGTGACTCTGGCACGACCTGACCAACAGGTTCTGGACAGATTTGCCATTGCTGGTGTTCCTGAAGCCACGATTTCTGAAGCCACTGTCTCTGAAACCACAGCATCTGAAGCGGCCGTTTCTAAAGCCGGAGTATCTATGGCTGTTACTGACAAAACAGTGGCTTCCGAACCGGCTGTCTCTGAACCTCCTGTTTCCGAAAAGACCGAGCCACCGGCAAAAGCTGAAAAAACCGAGCCGACCTGCAATTTATGCCACGACCCGCTTTGTCCGCGAATCAAAGGTGAAGCTCACAGTAAATGTCTCTATCACAAGAAGGTGAAGTAACGTGGATATAGGTGAAGTAAAACAGACTGTTCGCGATGTACTGACTGAAATGCGCCTTCGCCCGATTCCGCTGGGAATTTCGAACCGACATCTGCATCTCAGTCAGCAGGATTATGATCTGCTGTTTCCCAATCAGCCCATGGCCGTTCGGAACACGCTAAAGCAGCCCGGACAATATGCCGCAGCACAAACCGTCACGCTGGCAGGCCCGAAAGGCCAACTGGAAAGAGTCCGGATTCTGGGGCCGGTGCGTAGCACCACTCAGGTAGAAATATCAAAAACCGATGCCCGTACGCTGGGCATTCAGGCACCGATCCGCCTTTCCGGAGATCTGGCCGGTACTCCGGGCATCCGGTTAATCACTCCCGATGCAGAACTGCAATTAAATCAGGGCGTGATTGTTGCTCTACGGCATATCCATATGTCGCCCCTCGATGCTCTGATTTATGGCGTCAGGCATGGTGACAGTGTTGCTGTAGCGATCGAAGGAACACACCGCAACAGCGTATTTGAAGAAGTCTCAGTGCGGGTGTCTCCGGATATGGTTCTGGAAATGCATCTGGATACCGACGAGGCCAACGCTGCCGATGCGGATAACCCCAAAGCCTATGCCCGGATTCTGGGGAGATAACGATGCCAGAGCTGAGTGAACAAGTGATTGCCGGAATTGTTGAACGTGTCGTTGAGATCATTCTCAAACGTGAACACGCCGTCTATACCACAACCTTCGCCAATCTGGCAGCAGACATCGCTCCAGAGATTCTGACCCGCTACGGGAACATCGTTGTCGAAGCTGTCGATGCGAATGGGATTCTTACGCTCGCTCGCTGCCTGACTGAACAAATCGAGATTAGGAATCTGTTACACATCGTCAGCTTCGGCGCCCGTATCACACTGGTCATTCATCCGTCACTCTGCGCCATACTCCCGGTGAAAGCATTATGTGCACTTCCATTCCACTGGCAAACCAGCGACGGTCGTCCGGTTTACCTGTGTAGCCAGAGCGTTATTTCGTATTCAAACGTTTGTGAATTATCCCACGCCATTCTGGTGACCCGGCCGAAAGCAATCGTGACCGTGATGGCTCAGGAAATCATGAATAAAAATCAACTGATTTGGTCCCGTTCGGAGGACACATTATGGATTTAGCAAAAGTTGTCGGCTCTGTCGTCTCAACCCAAAAATCAGACTCTCTGACCGGACGGAAACTACTCCTTGTTCAGGCAGTCGACACCGATGGGACAAGCCCGAAAATCCCCGGTTCCGTACCGGAAGTGGCGATCGACTGTGTCGGCGCCGGAGATGGAGAGTTTGTGCTGGTGACCCGCGGTTCGTCAGCCCGGGCATGTCTGAATAATGCCGTATCAGCCGCAGATCTGTGTGTCATTGCAATTGTCGACTCACTTTCGGTCCACCAGTAACTTGATCCACCAATAGTCATAGCGGAGAAACGTCGTGGGAATTTATACCAAAACCGGAGATAAAGGAACGACTGCACTTGTCAGTGGCGTCCGGGTTGCAAAAACCGATATTCAGGTTGAAGCCTACGGCACGATTGATGAGTTAAATACCCACATCAGTGTGGCTCAAAAGCAGGCGACAGTTCCGGAGACCATTGCCCTTTTAGAGTCAATTCAGTATCAGCTCTTTTTTATGGGGGCGGAGCTGGCGTCACCAGATGTATCCATCCATGCAGATAATCAGCAGCAAGTGACGGATAGCGACATCAAAGCACTGGAAAATGCCATCGATCATGCCATGGCTCGGGTGCCGGAACTACACAGTTTCGTTCTGCCCGGCAGCTCAGGTGCCGGAAGTCAGTTACATCTGGCAAGAGCCGTTGCCCGCCGTGCCGAACGACGGATTCTGACGCTCAATGAAACTAAACCGGTTCGTGGTGAGTTGATGCGTTATCTGAATCGTCTCTCAGATGCGCTGTACGCTCTGGCCCGCAGAGAAGATCATGAACAACAGCTCCAGTCTGTCATTGCTCAGGTCACCACACGTTATCAGGCTGCCCTTTTGTCAAAAGAAGACATCTTGTCAGGAGAAAAGCTGGCAGAAAACAGACAATCAAAAACCACACCGCAAGAATCAACACCAAAACCACAGACTTCAGCGGATGCCACTCAGGCCGCACTGAAATTATTAACCCTTGCCGTGACAGAAGCACAGCGTATCGGTATTCCCATCGTGTTTGCGCTGGTCGATAAGCACGGCAATGCCATTCTCAGCTATCGCATGCCAAACGCTTTGCTGGTCAGTCATGAACTCGCACCAAAGAAAGCGTATACCGCCGTCGCTCTTAAGATGGCAACCCATGAACTTCATGCGCTGGTCCAGCCGGGTCAGGATCTCTACCAGCTGGAAGCCAGTTGCGCCGGTGAAATTGTCTCATTCGGCGG
It includes:
- the pduM gene encoding PduM family microcompartment protein, whose protein sequence is MPELSEQVIAGIVERVVEIILKREHAVYTTTFANLAADIAPEILTRYGNIVVEAVDANGILTLARCLTEQIEIRNLLHIVSFGARITLVIHPSLCAILPVKALCALPFHWQTSDGRPVYLCSQSVISYSNVCELSHAILVTRPKAIVTVMAQEIMNKNQLIWSRSEDTLWI
- a CDS encoding glycerol dehydratase reactivase beta/small subunit family protein, producing MNMLQETPAIYVVLHQISEDALQQLFWGMEEEGIPFRISTSAENDLRSEAHQAASLSPLAVGIACNPGEIVLHTRNLSPDTPLFHLILKDQEQDRQLRHLGCNAARLVKGLPFKPL
- a CDS encoding EutN/CcmL family microcompartment protein, which gives rise to MDLAKVVGSVVSTQKSDSLTGRKLLLVQAVDTDGTSPKIPGSVPEVAIDCVGAGDGEFVLVTRGSSARACLNNAVSAADLCVIAIVDSLSVHQ
- a CDS encoding BMC domain-containing protein, with the translated sequence MRKSLGLLEIKGLASAIVVADAMAKTAAVELLGIETAKGGGWMTIKVLGDVAAVQASLSTGQALAERTHSLVAQVTLARPDQQVLDRFAIAGVPEATISEATVSETTASEAAVSKAGVSMAVTDKTVASEPAVSEPPVSEKTEPPAKAEKTEPTCNLCHDPLCPRIKGEAHSKCLYHKKVK
- a CDS encoding cob(I)yrinic acid a,c-diamide adenosyltransferase — its product is MGIYTKTGDKGTTALVSGVRVAKTDIQVEAYGTIDELNTHISVAQKQATVPETIALLESIQYQLFFMGAELASPDVSIHADNQQQVTDSDIKALENAIDHAMARVPELHSFVLPGSSGAGSQLHLARAVARRAERRILTLNETKPVRGELMRYLNRLSDALYALARREDHEQQLQSVIAQVTTRYQAALLSKEDILSGEKLAENRQSKTTPQESTPKPQTSADATQAALKLLTLAVTEAQRIGIPIVFALVDKHGNAILSYRMPNALLVSHELAPKKAYTAVALKMATHELHALVQPGQDLYQLEASCAGEIVSFGGGFPIWIDGELAGGIGISGGTVEQDMQIAQAALQGI
- a CDS encoding phosphate propanoyltransferase; translation: MDIGEVKQTVRDVLTEMRLRPIPLGISNRHLHLSQQDYDLLFPNQPMAVRNTLKQPGQYAAAQTVTLAGPKGQLERVRILGPVRSTTQVEISKTDARTLGIQAPIRLSGDLAGTPGIRLITPDAELQLNQGVIVALRHIHMSPLDALIYGVRHGDSVAVAIEGTHRNSVFEEVSVRVSPDMVLEMHLDTDEANAADADNPKAYARILGR